The following proteins come from a genomic window of Halorussus halophilus:
- a CDS encoding 8-oxo-dGTP diphosphatase, with protein MQNATLCYLLEPDAEEVLLIEKKRGLGEGKFVGPGGKVEDGETPHECVVREVEEEIGVEVPNPEKVGEFEFVFGQESDMFVHVFRAEEFVGTPEETEEADPEWFDFESVPYDQMWEDDRYWMPHLFEGETFSGEFVFDSDGEELLEWDVETDFEQ; from the coding sequence ATGCAAAATGCCACGCTCTGTTACCTCCTCGAACCCGACGCCGAGGAGGTCCTCCTCATCGAGAAGAAGCGCGGCCTCGGCGAAGGGAAGTTCGTCGGTCCCGGTGGGAAAGTCGAGGACGGCGAGACACCCCACGAATGCGTCGTGCGCGAAGTCGAGGAGGAAATCGGCGTCGAGGTTCCGAATCCCGAGAAAGTCGGCGAGTTCGAGTTCGTCTTCGGTCAGGAGTCGGATATGTTCGTCCACGTCTTCCGCGCCGAGGAATTTGTGGGAACTCCTGAGGAAACCGAAGAGGCAGACCCCGAGTGGTTCGACTTCGAGTCGGTGCCCTACGACCAGATGTGGGAGGATGATAGGTACTGGATGCCACACCTGTTCGAGGGCGAGACGTTCTCCGGGGAGTTCGTTTTCGATTCGGACGGCGAGGAGTTGCTGGAGTGGGACGTGGAAACCGATTTCGAGCAGTGA
- a CDS encoding ferredoxin--NADP reductase — protein MTDTHEVTVMSVYQMTPNVKQFVLESDDYTFDFSPGQHTHIHFEQDGEEVVRPYTSTALPGHEKITLAIKRYPDGTASTWMHDRDPGDTVEIEELGGNLHIRNLDSDVAFVSTGTGITPMMAMAKQYVNEGSGHAHFFFGEKDEEHIIYRETLDQMATENDDFDVTYVLSEQSWAGDEGHVQEHLSDYLDDFGSRDFYVCGVPQMVVETEDVLKDEGAGEDRIFSEGWEGDEVSGEE, from the coding sequence ATGACCGACACTCACGAAGTCACCGTTATGTCCGTCTACCAGATGACGCCGAACGTCAAACAGTTCGTCCTCGAATCCGATGACTACACCTTCGACTTCTCCCCCGGCCAGCACACGCACATCCACTTCGAGCAGGATGGGGAGGAAGTCGTCAGACCGTACACCTCGACTGCCCTGCCCGGCCACGAAAAAATCACGCTCGCAATCAAGCGGTACCCCGACGGCACCGCTTCGACGTGGATGCACGACCGCGACCCCGGCGACACCGTCGAAATCGAGGAACTGGGTGGAAACTTGCACATTCGAAATCTCGACTCGGACGTGGCCTTCGTCTCGACTGGCACCGGCATCACGCCGATGATGGCGATGGCCAAGCAGTACGTGAACGAAGGGTCGGGTCACGCCCACTTCTTCTTCGGCGAGAAGGACGAAGAGCACATTATCTACCGCGAGACGCTGGACCAGATGGCCACCGAAAACGACGACTTCGACGTGACGTACGTCCTCTCCGAGCAGTCGTGGGCCGGAGACGAAGGGCACGTCCAAGAACACCTGAGCGACTATCTGGACGACTTCGGGAGTCGAGACTTCTACGTCTGCGGAGTACCCCAGATGGTGGTCGAGACCGAAGACGTGCTGAAAGACGAGGGAGCTGGGGAGGACCGGATTTTCAGCGAAGGCTGGGAAGGCGACGAGGTGTCCGGCGAAGAGTGA
- a CDS encoding NUDIX domain-containing protein, protein MLACDANYCPDCGSELGSVEVEGRDRAHCSSCDRTWWRQSVPTTSVTVRDDDRVLLIQRASGRGAGRWDLPAGHPEYDEPAREAAARELHEETGLIVAPTALTLVGTVLSEGPRANYRSINYHIDYSATEGEVRAGSDAADARFISVGAVRKGDVDVRKLGRLRLRDGGVID, encoded by the coding sequence ATGCTCGCTTGCGACGCGAACTACTGCCCAGACTGCGGGAGCGAACTCGGAAGCGTCGAAGTCGAAGGTCGAGACCGGGCGCACTGTTCGTCGTGTGACCGGACGTGGTGGCGACAGTCCGTCCCGACGACGAGCGTCACCGTCCGGGACGACGACCGCGTCCTGTTGATTCAGCGCGCCAGCGGCCGCGGCGCCGGTCGATGGGACCTCCCCGCTGGTCACCCCGAGTACGACGAACCCGCCCGCGAGGCGGCGGCGAGAGAACTCCACGAAGAGACCGGACTGATCGTCGCACCTACGGCGTTGACGCTCGTTGGTACGGTCCTGTCCGAGGGGCCGCGCGCCAACTATCGGTCCATCAACTATCACATCGACTACTCGGCGACCGAAGGCGAAGTGCGAGCGGGGTCGGACGCCGCAGACGCGCGGTTCATCTCGGTCGGGGCCGTACGGAAGGGGGACGTAGACGTTCGGAAACTGGGCCGTCTTCGACTCCGGGATGGGGGCGTCATCGACTGA